A single window of Nicotiana tomentosiformis chromosome 1, ASM39032v3, whole genome shotgun sequence DNA harbors:
- the LOC104107059 gene encoding protein neprosin-like encodes MNEFRMHQRIVQQTLLMLYFLLSYNGVQGEKNLSKLEDAELEKQLKLLNKPAVKIAKGGKTILLCHMVFGQKALQWLNFSKSNVLKFFRKRSSLLTVVFTKYGDIYDCIDFYKQHAFDHPLLKDHNYHPKMKPTLSRVKQNSDASTTSRSSTIWSKDGGCPFGTVPIKRITKDDLIRQRRIPPPENVTFGSQSAVSNNNSEAKGRYISSQGYKLAIAQILNNPNNKFAGAGMATNFYNPRVEGQQHSACRLKIQKDSDILQVGWRVDPTLYGDSKTRLFIHLQADKIHCFNTLCPGFVQVSSEIPLDMSFEDYLSRRGGAIWEEKMYIDRDLANGNWWLLMEKDYKQVGFWPQRIFTGLTSFATNVEWGGVVYSPPGVPEPFMGSSFFPIKDSAYDAYCTKLTILNEEGKTFEVDNVTTHADNPNMYKVLFGPLWDDTKPFLFVLYGGPGERAQV; translated from the exons ATGAATGAATTCAGGATGCATCAAAGAATTGTTCAACAAACTTTGTTGATGCTATATTTCCTTTTGAGTTATAATGGGGTACAAGGAGAGAAAAACCTATCCAAATTAGAGGATGCAGAGTTAGAGAAACAGCTAAAGCTTTTGAACAAGCCAGCGGTCAAAATAGCTAAG GGGGGAAAAACAATATTACTCTGTCACATGGTTTTTGG ACAAAAGGCATTACAATGGCTTAACTTTTCAAAGTCAAATGTCTTAAAGTTTTTTAGAAAAAGGAGTAGTCTACTGACAGTTGTTTTT ACGAAATATGGAGATATATACGATTGTATAGATTTCTATAAACAACATGCATTTGATCATCCGTTATTGAAGGATCATAATTATCATCCTAAG ATGAAACCTACTTTATCTAGAGTGAAGCAAAATTCAGATGCCTCAACAACTAGTAGGTCATCGACAATATGGTCAAAAGATGGAGGTTGCCCTTTTGGAACTGTTCCCATTAAGCGAATAACTAAAGATGATCTTATTAGACAAAGACGTATACCACCGCCAGAAAATGTCACATTCGGCTCTCAATCAGCTGTC AGCAACAACAATAGTGAGGCAAAAGGAAGATACATATCTTCACAAGGATATAAG CTTGCAATAGCTCAAATTctaaataatccaaataacaaGTTTGCGGGAGCTGGAATGGCAACTAATTTCTATAATCCTCGTGTTGAAGGCCAGCAACATAGTGCATGTCgattaaaaattcaaaaagacTCAGATATCTTACAAGTTGGTTGGAGA GTGGACCCAACTTTATATGGGGATTCCAAAACTAGGCTTTTTATACACTTACAG gcCGATAAAATTCATTGTTTCAATACATTGTGTCCTGGCTTTGTACAAGTAAGTAGTGAGATACCTCTTGATATGTCATTCGAGGATTATCTTTCACGACGTGGAGGGGCTATTTGGGAGGAAAAAATGTACATTGATCgg gATCTAGCCAACGGAAACTGGTGGCTTCTAATGGAAAAGGACTATAAACAAGTTGGTTTTTGGCCGCAAAGAATCTTTACTGGCCTTACAAGTTTTGCTACGAATGTTGAATGGGGAGGAGTAGTATATAGTCCACCAGGTGTACCTGAACCTTTTATGGGCTCAAGCTTTTTTCCCATTAAAGACAGTGCTTATGATGCGTATTGTACAAAACTTACAATTTTAAACGAGGAAGGAAAGACGTTTGAAGTAGATAATGTGACTACGCATGCAGATAATCCCAATATGTATAAGGTTTTATTTGGACCACTTTGGGATGATACCAAGcctttcctatttgttctttatGGGGGACCTGGTGAGAGAGCACAAGTCTAA